One Arcobacter sp. FWKO B genomic window, AAGCTAAACATGAATGGGTTAAAGAAGAAGATAAAAAAGCAAAAACCAAAAAAGCATCATAACCACCCTGTTAATCAGAACGGGAATGTAGGCCGTCTTCAATAAAACCATAGCCTCCACCAACAAATCAGCTAAGACAAAAGGGTAAGACACAATGCCCTTAAGTTAAGCATTTCAAGAAAGCTTCCATTTGGAACGCCAGATTTCTCACAGAGAGTGCAATCACAAGATCTGCTAATCTTCAAGCCAAGCCCAGATGAATCTGGGGTTCCGATAGATAAAATTCTTTAACTTAAAAGCAGGGGGGTAGACTACCAATGTGGAATATCAGCTATTAATATCCTCTTTGATTTGTCTTGCGATAGATGAGATTTTTGCTATTTTTTCGCTATTGCTTAAAGTTGTATCAAGAAGATGTTTGACAAAAGCACTTCCTACTATTACGCCATCTACACCTTTTACTTTTTCTTTTGCTGTATTTTCATCTACACCAAAACCTATATATACAGGGTCTTTTGAATACTCTTTTATATTTGCTATTACTTCACTCAAATCTTCTGCTTTACCACTTCCTGTAATTCCAGCGTATGCTACAAGGTAGATGAATTTTGAGCTGTTTTGAGTGACAAGCTTTATTCTCTCTTTTGTATCTGTTGGGGCTACGAAATTGATAAGGGATTGGTTGTATGATTGAAACATTTCTTGATACTTCAAAGACTCCTCATATGGCAAATCAGGTATGATAAACCCTTGTACTCCAAACTCTTGTGCTTTTTGACAAAAATGCTCAAAACCTCTATGATAAAAAGGGTTTGCATAGCCCATCCACAAAGTATCTATATGAGGTGCTATCTGAGCCGATACTTCAAATAAATCTTTGATTTTGAATCCATTTTGAAGTGCGATGAGGTTTGCTTTTTCTATCACTGGACCATCTGCTACGGGGTCAGAAAAAGGGATACCAAGTTCTAGTATATCTACACCACTTTCTTTGAGACTCAAAGCCAAATCGACAGTAAAAGAGTTATTAGGCATAGAAGATGTTATATATCCTACAAGTTTTTTCAAAGTATTTATCCTATTTAGTATTTTTTTGATACAATATTGTATCTAATAAACTATTTGAATTTAATGAAATGATTGGGAGTCTTTGATGAAAAAAACAGTATCGTCTCTAAAAGCAATGAAACAAAAAGAAAAAATCGTTATGATTACGGCTTACGATGCACTATTTGCAAATCTTTTCCGTGATGCTGATATATTGCTTGTGGGTGATAGTCTAAATATGAGTTTTGGTGGAGCAAAAGATACTCTTAGTGCTTCGTTGGAGCAGATGATATATCATACAAAAGCAGTTTGCAACGGTGCACCAGATACATTTGTGGTATGTGATATGCCTTTTGGTACTTACACAGATGAGCAAATTGCCCTTCAAAACTGTATCAAAGTCTATCAAGAAACAAATGCAGGAGCGGTCAAGATAGAAGGTGGGGTAGAAAAAGCTCATATCATAAAAGCTCTTACTACCAACTCCATAGCAGTCATGGGGCATATCGGACTTATGCCACAGTTTGTAAGAAGCGAGGGTGGATACAAAATAAAAGGCAAAGACGAAGCAAACATAGCCAAGCTTATCCTTGATGCCAAAGCGATAGAAGAAGCTGGAGCATTTGCTATCGTTATCGAAGGAGTCAAACCTGAAGCTGCAAAAGCTATCACACAAGCCGTACAAATACCTACTATAGGTATAGGTGCAGGAAGTGACACTGACGGTCAAGTGCTTGTATGGAGCGATATGTTTGGACTAAATACCGAGTTCAAACCAAAGTTTGTAAGAACATATCTTGACGGTGCTACACTTTTTCAAAATGGACTAAAAGAGTATATGAAAAATGTAAAAGATGGCTCATTTCCAGATGAAAATGAGGTTTATTGATGGAACGCCTCGTAGATATAGAAAAAATAAGCTTTGATGATAGAAATGAAGTAAGCCTAAGACCCTCTAAATGGGATGATTATATAGGGCAAGAGAAAATCAAAAGAAACCTCAAAGTTTTCATAGATGCTAGCAAAAAAAGAGCAGAAGCACTTGATCATATCTTGCTTTTTGGACCTCCTGGGCTTGGTAAGACTACACTAGCACACCTTATTAGCTACGAAATGGGTGCAAATATTAAAGTTACGGCTGCTCCTATGATAGAAAAAAGCGGTGATTTAGCGGCAATATTGACAAACCTAAGCGAAGGTGATATACTTTTCATTGATGAGATACACCGCTTAAGTCCAGCGGTTGAAGAGATACTTTATCCTGCTATGGAGGACTATCGCCTTGATATTATCATAGGTAGTGGACCAGCTGCTCAAACTGTAAAGATAGATTTGCCTAGATTCACCCTCATAGGGGCGACTACTAGAGCTGGGATGATTACAAATCCTCTAAGAGAGAGGTTTGGTATGCATTTTAGGATGCAGTTTTATGAGTCTAAAGAGTTAGCAAAAATAGTAGAACTTGCATCTATTAAACTAGAAAAGCCAGTATTAGCAGATGCTAGTCACGAAATAGCAAGAAGAAGCAGAGGGACTCCAAGGATAGCTTTGAGATTGCTTCGCCGTGTGAGAGATTTTGCTGAGGTTGAAAATGAAGATACTATCCATATCCAAAGATGTCAATATGCTCTTGATGAGCTAGGGGTAAATGATAGGGGATTTGATGAAATGGACTTAAAACTTCTTGAACTTCTTATTCAAAATAGGGGTAAGCCAATGGGGCTAAGCACCATAGCAGCAGCTTTGAGTGAAGATGAAGGGACACTAGAAGATGCTATAGAGCCATATTTGATAGCAAATGGATTTATAGAAAAAACAGCAAGGGGTAGGGTGGCTACAGTAAAGAGTTATGAGCTTTTTAGGCTTACTCCCCCACATCAAGAAGATTCACTGTTTTAAACTAAATCCAAGTTTAAAAGTGATATGATTGTATAAATTTATTTTATTATTATGGTTTGTAAAATATTATTTTTTATATTAAGTTATGGAGTAGTGTATGTCTTTGGATATTAATGTTTTGAAAACAATTACGGTTCTTTATGTTGAAGATGATTATTTGATAAGAGAACAAACAAAAGCTATGTTTCAAAATCTTTTCAAAGAGACTATTACTGCTAGTGATGGGAAAGAGGGGCTAGAAGCTTATCTAGCTAACAAAGATAAAATAGATGTTATAGTAAGTGATATCAATATGCCAAATATGGACGGTCTTGAGATGTCTGAAGAGATACACAAGATTGATCCAAATGTTCCAATAGTTATAACTACGGCATTTACTGATGAAAATTATCTTTTAAAATCTTTGGAAATTGATGTAAGTAAATATGTAACAAAACCATTGAAAGTAAAAGAACTTGCTATTGCTATCATGGAAGTTGTAGCAAAATATAAAAATGTAATTAATACTCAAAAAATTGCAAAAGCACTTGCTAGTAAAAACAATCTTGCAGCAAGTGATATAAAGAGCTTAGAATCTAATTTAGATGTATTAAAAACTCAGCTAGATTTTGAAAGAGTGATTATAGATAGCTATGTACCAAACTTTAAAACAAGTCCAAATGGTGTCATTTCTTCTGTATCAGTAAAGTTTTTAGAGTTTTTTGGATATGAAAGAGAAGAGGTAGAA contains:
- the trpA gene encoding tryptophan synthase subunit alpha, with product MKKLVGYITSSMPNNSFTVDLALSLKESGVDILELGIPFSDPVADGPVIEKANLIALQNGFKIKDLFEVSAQIAPHIDTLWMGYANPFYHRGFEHFCQKAQEFGVQGFIIPDLPYEESLKYQEMFQSYNQSLINFVAPTDTKERIKLVTQNSSKFIYLVAYAGITGSGKAEDLSEVIANIKEYSKDPVYIGFGVDENTAKEKVKGVDGVIVGSAFVKHLLDTTLSNSEKIAKISSIARQIKEDINS
- the panB gene encoding 3-methyl-2-oxobutanoate hydroxymethyltransferase, producing the protein MKKTVSSLKAMKQKEKIVMITAYDALFANLFRDADILLVGDSLNMSFGGAKDTLSASLEQMIYHTKAVCNGAPDTFVVCDMPFGTYTDEQIALQNCIKVYQETNAGAVKIEGGVEKAHIIKALTTNSIAVMGHIGLMPQFVRSEGGYKIKGKDEANIAKLILDAKAIEEAGAFAIVIEGVKPEAAKAITQAVQIPTIGIGAGSDTDGQVLVWSDMFGLNTEFKPKFVRTYLDGATLFQNGLKEYMKNVKDGSFPDENEVY
- the ruvB gene encoding Holliday junction branch migration DNA helicase RuvB codes for the protein MERLVDIEKISFDDRNEVSLRPSKWDDYIGQEKIKRNLKVFIDASKKRAEALDHILLFGPPGLGKTTLAHLISYEMGANIKVTAAPMIEKSGDLAAILTNLSEGDILFIDEIHRLSPAVEEILYPAMEDYRLDIIIGSGPAAQTVKIDLPRFTLIGATTRAGMITNPLRERFGMHFRMQFYESKELAKIVELASIKLEKPVLADASHEIARRSRGTPRIALRLLRRVRDFAEVENEDTIHIQRCQYALDELGVNDRGFDEMDLKLLELLIQNRGKPMGLSTIAAALSEDEGTLEDAIEPYLIANGFIEKTARGRVATVKSYELFRLTPPHQEDSLF
- a CDS encoding response regulator, encoding MSLDINVLKTITVLYVEDDYLIREQTKAMFQNLFKETITASDGKEGLEAYLANKDKIDVIVSDINMPNMDGLEMSEEIHKIDPNVPIVITTAFTDENYLLKSLEIDVSKYVTKPLKVKELAIAIMEVVAKYKNVINTQKIAKALASKNNLAASDIKSLESNLDVLKTQLDFERVIIDSYVPNFKTSPNGVISSVSVKFLEFFGYEREEVEAQNFSKFVANSSAVQKVMAESIRYKKAISTMTNFIKKDGFEVESELTIFPSFGIDGLANEYSFYLDLN